One stretch of Oncorhynchus clarkii lewisi isolate Uvic-CL-2024 chromosome 3, UVic_Ocla_1.0, whole genome shotgun sequence DNA includes these proteins:
- the LOC139400997 gene encoding MKI67 FHA domain-interacting nucleolar phosphoprotein-like isoform X1, whose product MNNLMGEILIKCNQVPTEVHEELFVGSQRAFKKLWLATTRHTPEEVKEMTGRLLHKEAKFRKRLAEKGIHYDFPGFASQVQQKKKLDGTVNASMCNEAQSENSLRFASCLG is encoded by the exons GTAATCAGGTTCCTACTGAGGTGCATGAGGAGTTGTTTGTGGGATCACAGAGAGCTTTTAAGAAGCTGTGGCTCGCTACAACGAGACACACACCAGAGGAGGTCAAGGAGATGACCGGACGACTCCTACATAAAGAGGCCAAGTTCCGTAAAAGGCTGGCAGAGAAGGGAATCCACTACGACTTCCCAGGGTTT GCTTCTCAAGTGCAACAGAAGAAAAAGTTAGATGGCACTGTGAATGCATCCATGTGTAATGAG GCACAGTCTGAAAATTCCCTTCGATTTGCCAGTTGTCTGGggtga